In the genome of Gemmatimonadota bacterium, one region contains:
- a CDS encoding type IV pilus twitching motility protein PilT: MRDLLEQMLTKGASDLHITTGQTPKLRIDGELTEIPGTERLMPRETMALAYSILTENQKKRFETEDELDFSFGVQKLARFRGNVYKQRGSVALAIRLIPYDIKTFDELGLPPTVKQLAERPRGLVLVTGPTGSGKSTTLAAMIDKINREEKGHILTIEDPIEFVHRHQGCMVNQREIGTDTQSFGDALKYALRQDPDVVLIGEMRDRETIEAALTIAETGHLAFGTLHTNSAAEAVNRIIDVFPANQQPQVRAQLSFSLEGVVTQTLLQRAQGTGRVAAAEVLVCTPAVRASIRDDKVHQIYSIMQAGKKHGMQTMNDALYQLVIMDEVRLEDALKRSGDPNELQRMVGGDGAAV; this comes from the coding sequence ATGCGTGACCTTCTGGAGCAGATGCTCACGAAGGGCGCGAGCGACTTGCACATCACCACCGGGCAGACACCCAAGCTGCGCATCGACGGCGAGCTGACGGAGATTCCCGGGACCGAGCGGTTGATGCCGCGCGAGACCATGGCGCTCGCCTACTCGATTCTCACGGAGAACCAGAAGAAGCGCTTCGAGACCGAGGACGAGCTGGACTTCAGCTTCGGCGTGCAGAAACTGGCGCGCTTCCGCGGCAACGTGTACAAGCAGCGCGGCAGCGTGGCGCTCGCCATCCGGTTGATTCCTTACGACATCAAGACGTTCGACGAACTGGGGCTGCCGCCCACGGTGAAGCAGCTCGCCGAGCGGCCGCGCGGACTGGTGCTGGTCACCGGCCCGACGGGCTCCGGCAAGTCGACCACGCTGGCGGCCATGATCGACAAGATCAACCGCGAAGAGAAGGGCCACATCCTCACCATCGAGGACCCGATCGAGTTCGTGCACCGGCACCAGGGCTGCATGGTGAACCAGCGCGAGATCGGCACCGACACGCAGTCCTTCGGTGACGCGCTCAAGTACGCGCTGCGCCAGGACCCGGACGTGGTGCTGATCGGCGAGATGCGGGACCGCGAGACGATCGAGGCGGCGCTGACCATCGCGGAGACGGGGCATCTCGCGTTCGGTACGCTGCACACCAACTCGGCGGCCGAGGCGGTCAACCGCATCATCGACGTGTTCCCGGCCAATCAGCAGCCGCAGGTGCGAGCGCAACTCTCCTTCTCGCTGGAGGGAGTGGTCACACAAACGCTCCTGCAGCGGGCACAGGGGACCGGACGGGTGGCCGCGGCGGAGGTGCTGGTGTGCACGCCCGCCGTGCGCGCGAGCATCCGCGACGACAAGGTGCACCAGATCTATTCGATCATGCAGGCCGGGAAGAAGCACGGCATGCAGACAATGAACGACGCGCTGTACCAGCTCGTGATCATGGACGAGGTGCGGCTCGAGGATGCGCTCAAGAGGTCGGGCGACCCGAACGAGTTGCAGCGCATGGTGGGAGGAGACGGCGCAGCCGTTTAG
- the pilB gene encoding type IV-A pilus assembly ATPase PilB — MATTLAPASGERLGDRLVREEFITAEQLRTALADAQQHGTRIGYSLIKLGFIAEEALTRMLAKQYLVPAVDLERVEVDERILRLVPGELALTHQILPLRRNGRTLVVAMANPTDGTAIDNLKFVTSHDIEPVVVGEYTLRKHLEKYYEVQDERLKEILDEFGDDDVEVMEEEDEDVSIAALQAQVDEAPVVKLINGILTDAVLKGVSDIHIEPYEKEIRVRYRIDGALQEVMKPPFRMKAALTSRLKILSDLNIAERRVPQDGRIKMRVKKKVVDFRVSTLPVIFGEKIVLRILDKSNLTLDLEKFGLEPKAEKDFMAAIMNPYGMVLVTGPTGSGKTTTLYSALSKINNDDVNIMTAEDPVEYNLHGINQVLVRPDVGMNFAAALKAFLRQDPNIIMVGEIRDLETGSIAIKASLTGHLVLSTLHTNDAPATVTRLIDMGLEPFNVAAALNLVSAQRLLRRICSSCKAQATYSDDYLDAAKLTSEHRELTFYKGEGCEECDGSGYKGRQGIYEVMAMSPTLRKLIMGEAGTDELRQQAVSEGMLTLRMDGMKKVERGITTLEEVVKETAA; from the coding sequence ATGGCAACGACGCTTGCACCCGCGAGCGGCGAGCGCCTGGGGGACAGGCTCGTCCGTGAGGAATTCATCACGGCGGAGCAGCTCCGGACGGCGCTGGCCGACGCCCAACAGCACGGCACCCGGATCGGCTACTCGCTGATCAAGCTGGGCTTCATCGCCGAGGAGGCGCTGACGCGCATGCTTGCCAAGCAGTACCTGGTACCGGCGGTCGACCTCGAGCGCGTCGAGGTGGACGAGCGCATCCTGCGCCTCGTGCCGGGCGAGTTGGCGCTCACACACCAGATCCTGCCGTTGCGCCGCAACGGGCGCACCCTCGTCGTGGCGATGGCCAATCCCACCGACGGGACCGCCATCGACAACCTGAAGTTCGTCACCAGCCACGACATCGAGCCGGTCGTCGTGGGCGAGTACACGCTGCGCAAGCACCTCGAGAAGTACTACGAGGTTCAGGACGAGCGGCTGAAGGAGATCCTGGACGAATTCGGGGACGACGACGTCGAGGTGATGGAGGAGGAAGACGAGGACGTCAGCATCGCGGCGCTCCAAGCGCAGGTGGACGAGGCGCCCGTCGTCAAGCTGATCAACGGCATCCTCACGGACGCGGTGCTCAAGGGCGTCAGCGACATCCACATCGAGCCCTACGAGAAGGAGATCCGCGTCCGCTACCGCATCGACGGCGCGCTGCAGGAGGTCATGAAGCCGCCGTTCAGGATGAAGGCCGCGCTCACCTCTCGGCTGAAGATCCTGTCGGATCTGAACATCGCCGAGCGGCGCGTGCCCCAGGACGGTCGCATCAAGATGCGCGTCAAGAAGAAGGTGGTCGACTTCCGCGTCTCGACGCTGCCCGTGATCTTCGGCGAGAAGATCGTGCTTCGCATCCTGGACAAGAGCAACCTGACCCTGGACCTGGAAAAGTTCGGGCTGGAGCCGAAGGCCGAGAAGGACTTCATGGCTGCCATCATGAACCCGTACGGGATGGTGCTCGTCACCGGGCCGACGGGCTCCGGAAAGACGACGACTCTGTACTCGGCGCTTTCCAAGATCAACAACGACGACGTCAACATCATGACGGCCGAGGACCCGGTCGAGTACAACCTGCACGGTATCAACCAGGTATTGGTGCGCCCCGATGTCGGCATGAACTTCGCCGCGGCGCTGAAGGCGTTCCTGCGTCAGGATCCGAACATCATCATGGTCGGTGAGATCCGGGACCTGGAAACCGGCAGCATAGCCATCAAGGCATCGCTTACGGGTCACCTGGTGCTGTCGACCCTGCACACGAACGACGCGCCGGCGACCGTGACGCGTCTGATCGACATGGGGCTGGAGCCGTTCAACGTCGCGGCCGCGCTCAATCTGGTGAGCGCCCAGCGGCTGCTACGGCGCATCTGCTCGAGCTGCAAGGCGCAGGCGACGTACTCCGACGACTATCTCGACGCCGCCAAGCTCACGTCCGAGCACCGCGAGCTCACGTTCTACAAGGGCGAGGGTTGCGAGGAGTGCGACGGTTCCGGCTACAAGGGCAGGCAGGGCATCTACGAGGTCATGGCCATGTCGCCGACCCTGCGCAAGCTGATCATGGGCGAAGCGGGCACCGACGAGTTGCGCCAGCAGGCGGTCAGCGAGGGCATGCTGACGCTGCGCATGGACGGCATGAAGAAGGTCGAGCGCGGCATCACCACGCTCGAGGAGGTCGTGAAGGAAACGGCGGCGTAG
- a CDS encoding molybdopterin-guanine dinucleotide biosynthesis protein MobB, translated as MKPPPGPANLRVAETGSSEDGPNRGDWPPLRLLCVAGASGTGKTTLLERLLESLPIDRGRVALIKHTHHELSWHPPAKDSTRFAQAGAGAVVVIDPAQIASFTRARRSPARDMPTNPGESSEGLDRTRRLLDACATLPESIELVLAEGWMMSLVPKVLITDDSKELPPLDRIPEVRALIAVESETLDGTSPGPKERAPGVGSLPVYARDDVAELAARIWQWAEPVSALREAAGARQP; from the coding sequence ATGAAGCCGCCGCCCGGTCCAGCGAATCTCCGGGTCGCGGAAACCGGAAGTTCCGAAGACGGTCCCAACAGAGGAGACTGGCCCCCTTTGAGACTGCTGTGCGTAGCCGGCGCGTCCGGCACTGGCAAAACCACACTCTTGGAGCGGCTGTTGGAAAGCCTTCCCATCGATCGCGGCCGCGTGGCGTTGATCAAGCACACGCACCACGAGCTGAGCTGGCACCCCCCTGCGAAGGACTCAACCCGGTTCGCCCAGGCGGGCGCGGGAGCGGTCGTCGTCATCGATCCGGCTCAGATCGCCAGCTTTACGCGCGCGCGACGGAGCCCGGCGCGGGACATGCCGACCAACCCCGGCGAAAGCTCGGAGGGCCTGGACAGAACGCGCCGTCTCTTGGACGCGTGTGCGACGCTGCCCGAGTCGATCGAACTCGTCCTGGCGGAAGGTTGGATGATGTCCCTCGTGCCGAAGGTGTTGATCACCGACGACAGCAAGGAATTGCCGCCCCTGGATCGGATACCGGAGGTTCGCGCGCTCATCGCCGTCGAGAGCGAAACACTCGACGGAACGTCCCCGGGCCCGAAGGAACGTGCGCCCGGCGTTGGCTCGCTGCCGGTGTACGCGCGGGACGATGTGGCGGAACTCGCTGCCAGGATCTGGCAATGGGCCGAGCCGGTGAGCGCTCTGCGAGAGGCCGCCGGCGCCCGGCAACCCTGA
- a CDS encoding carboxymuconolactone decarboxylase family protein: MSEYLPPFFQKLRGRYPDVFDRHEALAGACHAAGPLDRKSRHLAKLGVAIGARYRGAVQSQVRQSLQAGATSEEIEQVALLAATTVGFPSSVAALKWIEEVLEARETAGAPDA; this comes from the coding sequence TTGTCCGAGTACCTGCCCCCGTTCTTCCAGAAGTTGCGTGGCCGCTACCCCGACGTGTTCGACCGGCACGAGGCGCTGGCAGGCGCCTGTCACGCTGCCGGCCCGCTGGACCGAAAATCACGGCACCTGGCCAAGCTCGGGGTGGCGATCGGGGCCCGCTACAGGGGTGCGGTGCAGTCGCAAGTCCGCCAGTCGCTGCAGGCGGGAGCCACGAGCGAGGAGATCGAACAGGTCGCGCTGCTGGCGGCCACCACGGTCGGATTCCCGAGCAGCGTGGCCGCGCTCAAGTGGATCGAAGAGGTGCTGGAGGCGAGGGAGACGGCGGGAGCGCCAGACGCCTGA
- a CDS encoding Rrf2 family transcriptional regulator: MQLTRESEHAIRGLGFLATLPRDRHIPLSEIALARDLPPSFLAKTFQKLARHGLVESARGRGKGYALAKPAGEINVLDIVVAVEGSILLTRCLLWAARCHDHDPCPLHHLLKDRVRLLEASLREITLSDVAESGLDSGGE, from the coding sequence GTGCAGTTGACGCGCGAAAGCGAACACGCCATTCGGGGCCTCGGTTTTCTGGCCACCCTACCGCGTGACCGGCACATCCCCTTGTCGGAGATCGCCCTCGCACGGGACCTGCCCCCCTCCTTCCTGGCCAAGACCTTCCAGAAGCTGGCGAGGCACGGACTCGTCGAATCGGCGCGCGGGCGCGGGAAGGGCTACGCGCTCGCCAAGCCGGCAGGCGAAATCAACGTCCTGGACATCGTCGTCGCGGTGGAGGGGTCGATCCTGCTGACCCGTTGCCTCCTGTGGGCGGCGCGTTGCCACGACCACGACCCCTGTCCTCTGCACCACCTGCTCAAGGATCGGGTTCGCCTACTCGAGGCAAGCCTTAGGGAGATCACGCTGTCCGATGTTGCCGAATCTGGACTCGACTCCGGAGGCGAGTGA
- a CDS encoding c-type cytochrome, producing MMRYATGRRRCWPRFAGKALALVLAGTLSLAVSPAAAMQAPSAAVTAQADASQGQMLYETKCAACHSLGADRLVGPGLADVTTRRETAWLDAFITDPAPMLAGGDSIAVALLAEYQLPMPALGLTDDEVDAILAFLEAPTPVSGGATSEAADGDATTGRALFTGEKRLANGGPACLSCHSAVEVGLAGGGNLAVDLSPASAKYGAALPGVLGTAPFPVMQDVFADHPLTGEEIADLAAFLGARSDEVRATAASSALAFPMTGLGGAVALLLLAGVLWRGRLRGVRKPLIGGHR from the coding sequence ATGATGAGGTACGCGACCGGTCGCCGCCGGTGCTGGCCCCGTTTCGCGGGCAAGGCTCTGGCGCTGGTGCTCGCCGGGACCCTGTCGTTGGCGGTTTCGCCGGCCGCTGCGATGCAGGCCCCGTCCGCGGCCGTCACCGCCCAGGCGGACGCGAGCCAGGGACAGATGCTTTACGAGACGAAGTGCGCAGCGTGCCACAGCCTCGGCGCCGACCGGCTCGTGGGCCCGGGCCTGGCCGACGTCACGACGCGCCGGGAAACCGCCTGGCTGGACGCCTTCATCACCGATCCGGCGCCGATGCTCGCCGGCGGCGATTCGATAGCCGTCGCGCTGCTGGCCGAGTACCAGCTGCCCATGCCCGCGCTGGGTCTCACGGACGACGAAGTCGACGCCATACTCGCCTTCCTCGAAGCGCCCACGCCGGTGTCTGGTGGGGCGACGTCCGAAGCGGCCGACGGCGACGCTACCACCGGGAGGGCGCTCTTCACCGGGGAGAAGCGCCTGGCCAACGGCGGCCCGGCTTGCCTCTCCTGCCACTCGGCCGTTGAAGTCGGGCTGGCCGGCGGCGGCAACCTCGCGGTGGACCTGTCGCCGGCTTCGGCCAAGTACGGAGCTGCGCTCCCAGGCGTGCTCGGGACCGCGCCGTTTCCGGTCATGCAGGATGTCTTTGCGGACCATCCGCTGACGGGCGAGGAGATAGCCGATCTCGCCGCGTTCCTTGGAGCTCGATCGGACGAAGTCCGCGCCACCGCAGCGTCGTCGGCGCTCGCCTTCCCCATGACCGGACTGGGAGGCGCGGTCGCGCTGCTGCTGCTGGCCGGGGTGCTGTGGAGAGGACGTCTGAGGGGCGTCCGCAAGCCGTTGATCGGAGGCCACCGATGA
- a CDS encoding nitrate reductase subunit alpha, with protein sequence MSWIKDVTDPKFRVWEEFYRNRWQYDRKVRSTHGVNCTGGCSWEIFVKDGIVTWEMQATDYPKLENGLPPYEPRGCQRGISFSWYLYSPIRVKHPYIRGVLADLWAEAKDRHADPVEAWTSIVENPDARASFHRARGKGGFRRASWDDVLEIQAAANIYTIKKYGPDRVIGFSPIPAMSMLSYAGGSRLLQLMGGVNLSFYDWYSDLPPASPEVWGEQTDVCESASWYNAKYIVVMGSNLNMTRTPDVHFVAEARHNGSKLVVFSPDLSQVSRYADWWVPVHAGQDGAFWMAANHVILKEFHADRQVPYFTDYLKRYSDGPFLVTLEPTEEGWQPSRLLRASDLERYADVDNPDFKFTVFDERAGAPRLPTGSLGFRWEKPGGKWNLQMKDGVDGSEIAPALSFLEAHDEVALVKFSDFAEDVVRGRGVPIRYVDTKRGRVAVATSFDLLMAQFGVSRGLDGDYPAGYDDPTSPYTPAWQERYTGISADTVTKFAREFAKNAEATRGKNTVIIGAGINHWYHNNLIYRGPITGLMLTGSVGVDGGGLAHYVGQEKLAPAAPWGTIAFAKDWLKPPRLQNAPSFHYVHTDQWRYETGFREYDALHGDDLTRGHTIDQQVRAVRLGWLPFYPQFPRNSLDLVRDARDAGAGSDQEVVDWVAERIRTRELKFSVEDPDAPENWPRVWYIWRGNALMSSAKGHEYFLRHYLGTHDNAIADEKAAGTTSEVEYVDELPRGKFDLIVDLNFRMDTSALYSDIVLPAATWYEKDDLNTTDLHSFIHPLTQAVPPCWESRSDWDIFKSIAKATAELARVHLPDPVKDIVAVPLQHDSPDEMAQSSVRDWLTGECEYVPGKTGPKLMVVERDYARLHERFISFGPAARDGIGAHGTSWGIEDQYDELVRSGPTVSVNGDRHPSLEDAVEAANVILALAPETNGESAYRAFKAHEEKVGLPLADLAEPYRGVRMTFEDIIAQPRRLLTSPIWSGLSNDGRPYSPFTYNVERLVPWRTLTGRQHFYLDHPGYIDFGEHLPTYKPKCDAVAYGDLRKSEGDENSLLLNYLTPHGKWHIHSTYYDNHRMLTLSRGIEPFWLNDQEAESVGIADNDWVEVHNDHGVVVTRAVVSSRIPPGVCIFYHSPERTISVPKSPIRGNRRAGGHNSLTRTRLKPVLMMGGYGQFTYHFNYWGPTGVNRDTHVLVRKLAGKPRW encoded by the coding sequence ATGAGTTGGATCAAGGACGTCACGGACCCGAAGTTTCGGGTCTGGGAGGAGTTCTACCGCAATCGGTGGCAGTACGACCGGAAGGTGCGTAGCACGCACGGCGTCAACTGCACGGGCGGCTGCAGTTGGGAAATCTTCGTCAAGGACGGGATCGTCACCTGGGAAATGCAGGCCACCGATTACCCCAAGCTGGAAAACGGCCTCCCGCCCTACGAGCCACGCGGCTGTCAACGCGGAATCTCGTTCTCATGGTACCTGTACAGCCCGATCCGCGTGAAGCACCCCTACATCCGTGGAGTACTCGCCGACCTGTGGGCCGAGGCCAAGGATCGGCACGCGGATCCGGTCGAGGCCTGGACTTCGATCGTGGAGAACCCCGACGCGCGCGCGAGCTTCCACCGGGCGCGGGGCAAGGGCGGCTTCCGTCGGGCCTCGTGGGACGACGTCCTGGAGATCCAGGCCGCGGCCAACATCTACACCATCAAGAAGTACGGCCCGGACAGGGTGATCGGCTTCTCGCCGATTCCCGCCATGTCGATGCTCAGCTACGCGGGCGGATCCCGCCTCCTGCAGCTCATGGGAGGGGTCAACCTCAGCTTCTACGACTGGTACAGCGATCTCCCGCCCGCCTCGCCCGAAGTGTGGGGCGAGCAGACCGACGTTTGCGAGAGCGCGAGCTGGTACAACGCCAAGTACATCGTGGTGATGGGGTCGAACCTGAACATGACCCGCACCCCGGACGTGCACTTCGTGGCGGAAGCCAGGCACAACGGCTCCAAGCTGGTGGTGTTCTCGCCGGACCTCAGCCAGGTGTCGCGCTACGCCGACTGGTGGGTGCCGGTGCACGCCGGCCAGGACGGGGCGTTCTGGATGGCGGCCAACCACGTGATCCTCAAGGAGTTCCACGCCGACCGGCAGGTACCCTACTTCACGGACTATCTGAAGCGGTACAGCGACGGGCCCTTCCTGGTCACCCTCGAGCCCACGGAAGAGGGGTGGCAGCCCTCGCGTCTGCTCCGGGCGAGCGACCTGGAGCGGTACGCCGACGTCGACAACCCGGACTTCAAGTTCACGGTATTCGACGAACGAGCCGGCGCGCCCCGGCTGCCGACAGGCAGCCTCGGATTCCGCTGGGAGAAGCCCGGCGGCAAGTGGAACCTGCAGATGAAGGACGGCGTCGACGGCTCGGAAATCGCGCCGGCGCTTTCGTTCCTGGAGGCTCACGACGAGGTGGCGCTGGTGAAGTTCTCGGACTTCGCCGAAGACGTGGTGCGTGGGCGCGGCGTGCCGATCCGCTACGTCGACACAAAGCGCGGCCGCGTCGCGGTTGCCACCAGCTTCGACCTGCTCATGGCGCAGTTCGGCGTTTCGCGCGGGCTGGACGGCGACTACCCCGCCGGGTACGACGACCCCACCAGCCCTTACACGCCGGCCTGGCAGGAGCGCTACACCGGGATTTCCGCCGACACGGTCACCAAGTTCGCGCGCGAGTTCGCCAAGAACGCGGAGGCGACCCGCGGCAAGAACACCGTGATCATCGGCGCCGGCATCAACCACTGGTACCACAACAACCTCATATACCGGGGCCCGATCACGGGCCTCATGCTGACCGGTTCGGTCGGCGTGGACGGAGGCGGGCTGGCGCACTACGTGGGGCAGGAGAAGCTCGCGCCCGCGGCGCCGTGGGGGACCATCGCCTTCGCCAAGGACTGGCTCAAGCCGCCCAGGCTACAGAACGCGCCCTCGTTCCACTACGTGCACACCGACCAGTGGCGCTACGAGACCGGCTTCAGGGAATACGACGCGCTGCACGGCGACGACCTGACCAGGGGCCACACGATAGACCAGCAGGTGCGAGCGGTGCGGCTCGGCTGGCTTCCGTTCTACCCGCAGTTCCCCCGCAACAGCCTGGACCTGGTGCGAGACGCCCGGGACGCCGGTGCGGGGAGCGACCAGGAGGTCGTGGACTGGGTGGCCGAGCGCATCCGGACGCGCGAGCTGAAGTTCTCCGTCGAAGACCCCGACGCCCCCGAGAACTGGCCCCGGGTCTGGTACATCTGGCGCGGCAACGCGCTGATGTCGAGCGCGAAGGGACACGAGTACTTCCTGCGCCATTACCTGGGTACGCACGACAACGCAATCGCCGACGAGAAGGCCGCCGGCACCACCAGCGAGGTGGAGTACGTGGACGAGCTTCCGCGCGGGAAGTTCGACCTGATCGTGGACCTCAACTTCCGCATGGACACGTCCGCGCTGTATTCGGACATTGTCCTGCCGGCGGCCACCTGGTACGAAAAGGACGACCTCAACACGACCGACCTGCACTCGTTCATCCACCCCCTGACGCAGGCGGTACCACCGTGCTGGGAGTCGCGCAGCGACTGGGACATCTTCAAGTCCATCGCGAAGGCCACGGCCGAACTGGCGCGCGTCCACCTGCCCGATCCGGTCAAGGACATCGTGGCGGTGCCTCTCCAGCACGACTCCCCGGACGAGATGGCTCAGAGCTCGGTGCGAGACTGGCTCACGGGCGAGTGCGAGTACGTGCCGGGCAAGACCGGCCCCAAGCTGATGGTCGTCGAGCGGGATTACGCGCGCCTGCACGAACGCTTCATCAGCTTCGGACCGGCGGCTCGCGACGGCATCGGCGCGCACGGCACCAGTTGGGGCATCGAGGATCAGTACGATGAACTGGTCCGAAGCGGGCCCACGGTGTCGGTGAACGGGGATCGGCACCCGTCGCTCGAAGACGCGGTGGAAGCCGCCAACGTGATCCTGGCGCTCGCCCCCGAAACCAACGGGGAATCCGCGTACCGCGCGTTCAAGGCACACGAGGAGAAGGTGGGGCTTCCGCTGGCGGACCTGGCGGAGCCGTACCGCGGCGTGCGCATGACCTTCGAGGACATCATAGCGCAGCCGCGCCGTCTCCTCACGAGCCCCATCTGGTCCGGACTCAGCAACGACGGCAGGCCGTACTCCCCGTTCACGTACAACGTGGAGCGGCTCGTGCCATGGCGTACGCTTACCGGCCGGCAGCATTTCTACCTGGACCACCCGGGCTACATCGACTTCGGCGAGCACCTGCCCACCTACAAGCCCAAGTGCGACGCGGTGGCGTACGGGGATCTTCGCAAGAGCGAGGGGGACGAGAACAGCCTGCTGCTCAACTACCTGACGCCGCACGGCAAGTGGCACATCCACTCGACCTATTACGACAACCACCGCATGCTCACGCTGTCGCGCGGGATTGAGCCGTTCTGGCTCAACGACCAGGAGGCGGAGTCGGTCGGCATCGCCGACAACGACTGGGTGGAGGTCCACAACGACCACGGCGTGGTGGTCACGCGGGCCGTGGTCAGCTCACGCATACCTCCGGGTGTTTGCATCTTCTACCACTCGCCCGAAAGGACGATTTCCGTCCCCAAGTCGCCCATTCGCGGCAACCGCCGGGCCGGGGGGCACAACAGCCTCACCCGCACTCGCCTCAAGCCCGTCCTCATGATGGGCGGCTACGGCCAGTTCACTTACCACTTCAACTACTGGGGACCGACGGGCGTGAACCGGGACACACACGTCTTGGTGCGAAAGCTCGCAGGCAAGCCGCGCTGGTAG
- the narH gene encoding nitrate reductase subunit beta, translated as MDVRAQVSMVFHLDKCIGCHTCSVACKNVWTDREGTEYMWWNNVETKPGTGYPTLWEDQDKYRGGWELKNGKPKLRIQGKAASLGNIFHNRKLPVLDDYYEPFTYRYQDLFDAPASDDQPTARPISMVTGKDMDIEAGPNWDDDLGGSPVYAENDFNLRELSEHERKALFETERMIHFYLPRICNHCLNAGCVAACPAGAIYKRGEDGVVLVNQNKCRAWRMCISGCPYKKVYYNWGSGKSEKCILCFPRLETGQAPACFHSCVGRIRYLGLLLYDADRIPEAVGAPDEDLVEAQRDIILDPFDPEVIAEARRSGIDPLWIESAQKSPVYKYVKEWKLALPLHPEARTLPMLFYVPPLLPVMASMNGGNYEIDGADYFGSLEQARVPLRYLARLFAAGNEGILRTVIEKLIAVRLMRRQETVGDDVGSDVDAVLAATGLTREVADAIYRLTSLPTFEERFVVPPYHREMAIEMMEDPLGHKGAAGVGARVPAKRGP; from the coding sequence ATGGACGTGCGTGCACAGGTATCGATGGTCTTCCACCTGGACAAGTGCATCGGCTGCCACACCTGCAGCGTCGCCTGCAAGAACGTGTGGACGGACCGCGAAGGCACCGAGTACATGTGGTGGAACAACGTGGAGACCAAGCCGGGCACGGGCTATCCCACGCTGTGGGAGGACCAGGACAAGTACCGGGGCGGCTGGGAGTTGAAGAACGGCAAGCCCAAGCTGCGCATCCAGGGCAAGGCGGCCAGCCTGGGCAACATCTTCCACAACCGGAAGCTGCCGGTCCTGGACGACTACTACGAGCCTTTCACGTACCGGTACCAGGATCTCTTCGACGCGCCGGCTTCGGACGACCAGCCCACGGCCCGCCCCATTTCCATGGTCACGGGCAAGGATATGGACATCGAGGCCGGTCCCAACTGGGACGACGACCTGGGTGGATCCCCGGTCTACGCCGAGAACGACTTCAATCTGCGCGAGCTGAGCGAGCACGAGCGCAAGGCGCTGTTCGAGACCGAGCGCATGATCCACTTCTATCTGCCGCGCATCTGCAACCACTGCTTGAACGCGGGCTGCGTGGCGGCCTGTCCGGCGGGAGCGATCTACAAGAGGGGCGAGGACGGCGTGGTGCTGGTCAACCAGAACAAATGCCGCGCCTGGCGCATGTGCATCTCCGGTTGTCCGTACAAGAAGGTCTACTACAACTGGGGCTCGGGGAAGTCGGAGAAGTGCATCCTCTGCTTCCCGCGCCTCGAGACGGGGCAGGCGCCAGCCTGCTTCCATTCGTGCGTGGGACGGATCCGCTACCTCGGGCTGCTCCTGTACGACGCAGACCGCATCCCCGAGGCGGTCGGCGCCCCGGATGAGGACCTGGTGGAGGCGCAGCGCGACATCATTCTGGACCCGTTCGATCCGGAGGTGATCGCCGAGGCACGACGCAGTGGAATCGACCCTTTGTGGATCGAGTCCGCCCAGAAGTCGCCGGTCTACAAGTACGTGAAGGAGTGGAAGCTCGCGCTGCCCCTGCACCCGGAGGCGCGCACGCTGCCCATGCTCTTCTACGTGCCGCCCCTCCTTCCCGTAATGGCCTCCATGAACGGGGGCAACTACGAAATCGACGGGGCGGACTACTTCGGCTCGCTGGAGCAGGCGCGAGTCCCGCTGCGCTACCTGGCGCGCCTGTTCGCCGCCGGCAACGAGGGCATCCTGCGCACGGTCATCGAAAAGTTGATCGCGGTGCGGCTCATGCGCAGACAGGAAACCGTGGGCGATGATGTCGGGTCGGACGTTGACGCCGTTCTGGCGGCGACTGGCCTCACGCGGGAGGTGGCCGATGCGATCTACCGGCTGACGTCGCTACCCACGTTCGAGGAGCGGTTCGTGGTGCCGCCGTACCACCGCGAGATGGCGATAGAGATGATGGAGGACCCGCTCGGCCATAAGGGTGCGGCGGGGGTCGGCGCACGCGTGCCGGCGAAGCGGGGGCCATGA